A section of the Nitrospirota bacterium genome encodes:
- the mprF gene encoding bifunctional lysylphosphatidylglycerol flippase/synthetase MprF, which produces MEKKLLYRLSPLIGIVLFAIALFVIRQELSEYHYHDIVRHLHELQANHVFLAFILTIASYLVLTGYDALSLRYINYPLSYFKIALASFTGYAFSHNVGFAMLSGGSVRFRLYSIWGLSAVDVTKVVIFNGLTFWTGFLTVGSIVFLLEPLTIPPSLHFPFSSAHVLGLTFLVIVAGYVLLSIFAKRPFRFKELEFSVPSLKFSFAQIVISAIDWSLAGSVLFFLLPSETALSYPEVMGIFLLAQIAGLASQVPGGLGVFETVVLIFLSERMTPSAVLGSLIAYRGIYYLLPLAVATVLLGAHELMLRKKAVIQVVSIFEDWVPRLLPNVFAFTIFLGGAILLFSGSTPSVAWRYELLQDFLPVPVMEISHFLGSVAGMCLLIIAWGLQRRLDGAYLITLVLLLAGAVFSLLKGFDYEEAIILSVMFIALLPCRKNFYRKASLTSQRFSPGWLGAILLILLCSVWLGFFSHKHIEYSNEQWWRLTLSGDVPRFLRATIGSIGIALFFAMARLLSPAPPEPKLPGAQELEKVRDIIRKSKKTYANLALLGDKSLLFNERGNAFIMYTTEGRSWVALGDPVGPEEELNELIWRFRETCDRHDGWTAFYEVETKKLPLYLDLGLTLIKLGEEGRVRLETFSLEGGSRKSLRHIKNKLANEGFTFEIIESGNVPLFLQDFKKISDAWLTEKNTREKGFSLGFFDEEYLKEFPAAVIRRDNSIMAFANLWLGGEKEEISIDLMRHLPDAPNGLMDFLFTEIMLFGKKEGYRWFNLGMAPLSGLEEHSLAPLWSKFGSLLFRHGEHFYNFQGLREYKEKFCPEWEPKYLASPGGLALPRILANIATLISGGIKGVVAK; this is translated from the coding sequence ATGGAAAAAAAGCTATTATACAGATTAAGTCCTCTTATCGGAATTGTCCTTTTCGCAATTGCCCTTTTCGTCATTCGACAGGAATTGAGTGAATACCACTATCACGATATAGTAAGACATCTGCATGAACTTCAGGCTAATCACGTATTCCTTGCTTTCATCCTTACTATTGCCAGCTATCTTGTACTTACAGGATATGATGCCCTTTCCCTTCGCTATATTAATTATCCCCTCTCATATTTTAAAATTGCCCTTGCATCGTTTACAGGGTATGCCTTCAGTCATAACGTCGGCTTCGCAATGCTAAGCGGAGGCTCTGTTCGTTTTCGTCTTTATTCTATCTGGGGGCTTTCAGCAGTTGATGTTACTAAAGTAGTTATTTTCAACGGGCTGACCTTCTGGACAGGCTTTTTAACTGTTGGCAGCATAGTCTTCCTTCTTGAACCATTAACAATTCCACCGTCGCTTCACTTCCCCTTTTCTTCCGCCCATGTCCTGGGTTTAACTTTTCTTGTCATTGTAGCAGGATATGTCTTGCTAAGTATTTTTGCAAAAAGGCCTTTCAGATTTAAGGAATTGGAGTTTTCTGTACCTTCATTAAAATTTTCTTTCGCTCAGATTGTAATCTCAGCAATAGACTGGTCATTGGCAGGAAGTGTTCTGTTTTTCCTGCTTCCGTCTGAGACAGCTCTTTCTTATCCCGAAGTTATGGGTATCTTCCTGCTTGCCCAGATTGCTGGCCTTGCAAGTCAGGTTCCGGGCGGGCTCGGTGTCTTTGAGACAGTAGTCCTGATTTTTCTGTCAGAAAGAATGACTCCTTCCGCGGTCCTCGGGTCGCTTATTGCCTACAGGGGAATTTATTATCTCCTTCCTCTCGCAGTTGCAACAGTGCTTCTTGGAGCGCACGAGCTTATGCTGAGGAAGAAAGCGGTTATCCAGGTGGTTTCCATTTTTGAAGATTGGGTTCCAAGACTCCTTCCTAATGTATTTGCTTTTACAATTTTTCTTGGTGGAGCAATTCTTCTTTTTTCGGGATCAACTCCCTCTGTTGCGTGGCGTTATGAATTGCTGCAGGATTTTCTGCCAGTACCTGTCATGGAAATATCCCATTTCCTCGGAAGCGTCGCAGGCATGTGCCTGCTTATTATTGCGTGGGGACTGCAGCGCAGGCTTGATGGGGCATACCTCATCACCCTTGTCCTTCTCCTTGCAGGAGCTGTCTTTTCACTGCTTAAAGGTTTTGATTATGAAGAGGCAATCATACTTTCAGTCATGTTCATTGCGCTTCTTCCCTGCCGCAAAAACTTTTACCGGAAAGCTTCCCTTACCAGCCAGAGATTTTCACCTGGCTGGCTTGGGGCAATATTGCTTATATTGCTATGTTCGGTTTGGCTCGGTTTTTTTTCACATAAGCATATAGAATACTCAAATGAGCAGTGGTGGCGTCTGACTCTTTCAGGAGATGTGCCGAGGTTTCTGCGTGCCACTATCGGGTCAATTGGGATTGCCTTGTTTTTTGCAATGGCAAGACTTTTAAGTCCGGCTCCGCCGGAACCCAAACTCCCTGGAGCGCAGGAATTGGAAAAGGTCAGAGATATAATTAGGAAATCAAAAAAAACTTATGCTAATCTTGCTTTACTTGGAGACAAGTCACTCCTCTTTAATGAAAGAGGAAATGCGTTCATTATGTATACTACCGAAGGACGCAGTTGGGTAGCACTTGGGGACCCCGTTGGTCCTGAAGAGGAGCTGAACGAACTTATATGGCGTTTCAGGGAAACCTGTGACCGTCATGATGGATGGACTGCCTTCTATGAAGTTGAGACTAAAAAACTGCCGCTTTATCTTGATCTGGGCCTTACCCTGATTAAACTTGGCGAGGAAGGCCGTGTAAGACTGGAGACTTTTTCCCTTGAAGGAGGCAGCCGTAAATCGCTTCGTCATATTAAGAATAAACTTGCCAATGAAGGCTTCACGTTTGAAATAATAGAGTCCGGCAACGTTCCTTTATTCCTTCAGGATTTCAAAAAAATATCTGATGCATGGCTGACGGAGAAAAATACCAGGGAAAAGGGATTTTCACTTGGTTTTTTTGATGAGGAATATCTGAAAGAATTTCCTGCTGCAGTGATACGCAGGGATAACAGCATTATGGCTTTTGCAAATCTTTGGTTAGGAGGAGAAAAGGAAGAGATATCAATTGACCTTATGCGGCATTTGCCTGATGCCCCTAACGGATTAATGGATTTCCTTTTCACTGAAATTATGCTCTTTGGGAAAAAGGAAGGGTATCGTTGGTTTAATCTTGGTATGGCACCTTTGTCAGGACTTGAAGAGCATTCTCTTGCCCCTCTCTGGAGTAAATTCGGTTCGTTACTTTTCCGCCATGGAGAGCATTTTTATAATTTTCAGGGCTTACGGGAATACAAAGAGAAGTTTTGCCCTGAATGGGAGCCTAAATATTTGGCCTCGCCCGGAGGACTGGCATTACCACGGATACTTGCCAACATTGCAACCCTTATTTCAGGAGGAATCAAAGGGGTGGTTGCAAAATGA